The genomic stretch GTATCAAACTTGTATGTCAATGggtggctttttcttttttaaactgctcCAAATTCCAAAGGCAACTTTTGGGGGTAATTCATAGcggttttttttataatgtcttGCAGGTTTTCAACGAGATCGACATGGAGGCTCATCTGGAGTGCACTTACGACCACCTGGAGATCTATGACGGGCGAGACTCGCGTGCTCCGAGTCTCGGGCGCTTCTGTGGCACCAAAAAACCTTCTCCGGTCGTCTCCAGTGGCAATAAAATGTTCCTGCGTTTTTTCTCTGACAACTCGGTGCAGAAGAGAGGCTTTGAGGCTTCATACAGAGCAGGTAAGCAAAGCAATCACGACTTTCTACCCCCAAAAAGGCCTGGAAAATGAGTCAAATTACACTTTAAAGACAGAATGGAGTAccaaaaatgtgtaatttcaaCTTTAGGGTTTGTTTTCTGCTGTGTTTAGAAAGCTGCattctttcatcacttttacGAGAACCTCTTTTTGACCCTCTAATTTTGTGGTTGTGATTTCCCAGAATGTGGAGGAAGCTTGAAAGCCGAGGTCAAGACAAAAGATCTCTACTCTCATGCCCAGTTTGGAGATAACAACTACCCAGGCGGCTCCGACTGTCTGTGGGTGGTCACTGCTGAGAAGGGTTACGGAGTGGAGCTCATCTTCCAAGTGTTTGAGATCGAGAAGGAAGCAGACTGTGGATATGATTACGTGGAGCTCTATGACGGCGCTGACATCAAGTCTCCGAGGCTGGGGCGATATTGTGGATCTGGGGTAAGGCTCAAAATATCAGTCTTGTGTCGTAAACACTCTTTAAATTATTCTTCAaaaatcttctcttttttcccccaaaaggCCCCAGAAGAAGTCTACTCAGCCGGGGACGCCATCGTTTTAAAGTTTCACTCAGATGACAGCATCAATAAAAAAGGCTTTCATGCACGCTACACAAGCACAAAGTTCCAGGACACGTTACACGCAAGCAAGTGACTCTACCCCCTAAACCTAAATGGAGACTTCACCCCTAACATTTGGTCGGACACACCCATCTCCAGGCGAAGGAGTGAATGCATGGATTGATACCACAAAACACCAAACCGCATACTTTACATTCTGTTAGACGGAGTGAAGCCATGCAGAAGAATTGCATCTTTACTCTTCTTTGTTATATAGCTACATAGGATGAGAGGCGAGGACTAGTTTGCAGTGATTGTTCTGAGGAAATTCAGTGACACTGTCTGTAATGAGCTGATTATGTCATAGCACAGTGTTgagatataaaatgtttatgtgatacagttttcttgttttgttattttaaatcataatgtCACTTTTTACTGTTTGGGGGTTAAAAGTTCACtgaatctaataataataaaataattataataataatggaggAAGAAGGCAATTAATGCCATCAAAGCTcgtttttttttgctaaaatcAGACCTAGatgtcatttaatattttttcaatttcgTTTTTAAAGTACATTAACATTCCCTCACAGTATATTTTGAGTATTGAAGGTTGCTTTATATTATCTTGCAACACACAGCAGTACAGTACACGTCCTCTCTACATGCTCATCAGTAAAGTTTTCTATACTGAACTAAGACAGCAACTTGCCTGAACACCTGCTGAAAATCTTGATTTTCCTTAACCCCCCATCACTTCTTAACTGACCCCAATTATGTAGAAGTGTACTCTGGAGGGTGTcagtacactgtgacatcaccgGTGGGTGTGTGGCTACCGGTGGATCTCACAGGGTGTGGTCATAGGAgcaactttaaactttaaaccaGAGAGCACAGCCTGGTATTAAAGGAGGAAAGTCACCAACAGGACTCACACAACATGACTGGGGTCAAGGAGAGAACAAAGGGGTTTAAGTCAGCACATCTTATTAAGGTGGATTGATTTCACCCGAGGCGGGCGTTTCATGTGACCTCTTGATGGGGATAGAAACTCTTAAACAGTGCTAAATAGTGCTTCAACATCTACAGTATTTAAGCAATGACATGCATGTtctatttatgtttgtgttggaataagtaaaaaaaggtttcaagaaatgtttttattaaaatgtttcctATATAACTTGTTGTGCCACTTAACATGCATCAGCCCTTGGATAACTTAGAGTTAAAACAGTTGGTACAGTCAAGGCATCAAGCACGAGAAGTAGAAAGTAGATTAAAACCATTTGTTCACATGAAAAAGGCTATTAAATCCAAGTTCCTTTTACATATGTCTCACTCTCACTATCGTTCTTCTACCGAAGAAGCTTAACATCTCCCAAGGTCCCTGAATGCACCAATTACATCATTAGTATGATATGACACCATATAAACAACTTAAGAATACTGTACTTGTATTCAACATATCAATAATAATCACAGTATAGAGCGattaagatattttattgaatgtATTAGTGTATCATGCACAAGAAAGATTAAtgataatcataaaaaaaacatatcagtcATGTAACCAGACAGTTTCACATTCTTCACTGAAGCACCGCTTCTCTGACATGAAATGTTTGGCAGTAGATCCAGTCTACAAACTGAACAAAATCTGTTACAAAAATGTTACCTAAAGGTTATCTGAGGAGTTTAAATCTTCTAATAGCACTTAATATGGAGCTGTTTTTCAGTGAGTGGGTTcctgttgtgtttatgtgtctgacCACTGATCAACAGGTGGCGGTgacacacaaatatattcagGAATGTGCGAGAGAAGTCAGGTAAGAAGAAGACTGCCAGCTGGCAAACACACGAGCAGACTGTTTTCCTGCAAACATGATGGCAAATACTGGAATGAAAATCATTTTTGCCAATTTAATGGGGAAGGAAATGCATGTTGCACCTCAAGgaaacacaatgcattttggTGAGTAACGCTGAATCTAAAACTCCACGTGGCCCCTTTAATATCAACATCAAAAACACGAATCTGCtctggaaaatacattttccatgtTTGTTTGGTAACTTTTCACCCCTGTGTTCCCTCttcagttgtatttttttgtcacctttttttaaatctttggtATGAAAACTTTGAGAGGCTCATTTTCATGCACTTTATCCAGAAAGCCCAGGTTGAAGTAAGGGAACAGCGTCTCAGTGAAGGTCTCCCTGAAGGTGTAGAGGTGGGCCATGCACTCTGCGTTGTAGAAGGACACCAGGCCCCTCTTGTAGTCCAGGTAAACTCCGATCCTGACCAGTGGCTCCTCCAGGGACAGCACTGTGGGAGGTGAAGTGCCAGCCATGTACTGAATCCCATAAGACAGGGACAGGGTCCAGAAGCCGTTGGCTGGGAGGGCTTTGATGACCCCCTTCCTGGGCACAGACTCTCGGGCCACCCCCACAGTCCAGACTGTGCTGCTGTAGACCTCAATCTCCCAGTAGTGTCGCCCATGGGTGAAGCCCTGGCTGCCCAGCAGCGACAGGGCGGCGTTGAACCTGGAGGGGTTGTCCTGCACGGTGTGGTTAAAGGTCTGGTAGCGAAcacaggtgagggaggaggtgaggctGAGCCAAGGGTTGGCCGTGCTGGAGTTAAATGTGATGGCTGCTGGaactaaaaaaaggaaaagaaataacaaaacattgaaaGGATTTAAATGATTCTTTAATATCTCATGATAAGTGTTGGTTCCTGTGTAATCCATACTTGTAGTTCATATTTGCAAAGTCAGATGGGGCTTAAAGTGTCTTTAAAGTACCTGGATAGAGGCTTCCTTTCATGGATTTCCACACTCTGTACTGCAGGGGCCCCGCAAACCGGCCCTCGCACAGACTGGGTGGTGTAAACGTAGGTTTCTCAAACTTCAGCGAAGGCCTGCCAACGAAAGCAAAGTCAGAAAAgaatagagaaagagaataaagacAAAGCCCGCCCGTCCAGGATAGAAAACATTTCCCACACTCACCTCTGGAGCAGGACTTTGATGCTCTGAAAAGAGACACGAGAATAAACACAGGACAAGAGAGACGGAGACCGGTGATTAGTTTTGTTGTATCTGAAAGGGGAAAAAGCTTTTTTCCACATTACATCAATGTCTGAGCTCATGCTATCCGCCCTGTGGGATCTCCCTGTGGCCTGGGGAAAGTCCCACAGTTGTTGCCTAAAGTATGGCCCCGTGCCTGAGCTAAACTCCTTATCCTCCAGATCAACGAGTGAGATCACTCGCCTACTTCCTGTCTCCACTCACTGCTCAAGTCTTTTGTTATGAGAAAACACGCAACAGTGTTAACGTTTGCAAAACTTGGCACTTCAAATGAATGCAAACTGACATGATCAATGTGTTTATGGCCTTTAGGAGTAGTGTACAAACTGAAACAGGAAAGCCAGAATGGTCACACCCTGCTCAGTGAAGTCTTCAATGTTAATGTTGGAgcctgtttaacattttggcaCAGAAATACATGACATAATGATGTTTAAGACTAACCTTGCCCCAAATATTACACCTCTACTCATTATGATATAAATAGTTCTGGAAACaaatatgtttgaaataaagAGCTCAGCATTTCTAGCTGTAATCATCCCCAGAGCTGACTCATCATGCTGTTAATAATTTCCAGATGATCTGTTTTCATCTTACATGATGTTCATATGAGCTGAACTTACCCGGAGCAGAGTGAAGGCGTCCTGCTCTTTCAGCTTGTCCTCTATCTCGTGGACGGCCCTCTGCAGACGAGAGATCTCCACGCACAGCAGGGCTTTGTGCTCGTCCAGCCGGATCAGCTCCCTGCGCTCCTCCGTCTTCAGCTTCAcctgcagcagcttctcctcctggtACAGGAACTGGTGCAGGTCGCTGAACTGGGCCTCGATGCGCTGCTTCAAGTCAGCGGTGTGTTCCTGAGTGGACGGAAGATGATTAACATTGTGATTGGAAGCAATCATTTACAGTCTTTGCAGAAAGATGGGAACTCTCCGCCATGTTTTCTCTGTTGGACTGTAAAAATATGTGCTGGAAATAAGAAACATTGTCACATCCATTTCCATTCCTCTCTGGTAAAATCAGAATTTTACGACACTAGATAGGTCAAACTGGAAATTCATAGTCCAGTAGCGATTGCAGTGTGTGCATTAtgatatgtatgtgtattttggaAGCGTTTCCCCCTCACCTTCAGCTTTTTAACCTCGTCCTCGACTTCCCTGTCACACTGCAGCGCCGTGTTGAGTTCAGCTTTAAGGGAATCCATGGAGCTGTTTAGAGATGCCTGAGAGGACAGAGATACGACATCATACTGACCTGTTTCTCTCTTCAAATACAATGTCAAATCTACTTTTACCAGTTGTAATGgagcaaaaaacaacagatacaGTCTAAACTGCATTCGAAAAATAGACACCTGCAGTAATTTTAGATAGAATGTAGTAAACGGTTTTATTTTTACCATTACAATGACCATGTACTATGCACTAGtagtaaaatatgcttacttcTTGAGATGCATCCTAATGTGTAggtttttttgaaaataaacattaaaacttGATTTACAGATCACCTGTAAGATCCTGACACTCAGCTGAACCGTTAACTATGAACAAACATTCAGTTAAAGCTCAACTCACCCTATACTTCTGTTCGGCCTCCTGGACACACACCATGGTATGGTTCCTGTGCTCCTGGGAGAGACCACACACCAGACACACCAGCTCCTGGTCCTCCTCACAGTAAAGCTtcagctcctctctgtgtcGGCTGCAGCGTGGGACTGGAGCAGGAACCCTCTCTGCCACTCCAACATCTGCCAGATGAGGTCCAGTCTCGCTCTCCTCCAGACCCTGACAGTAGCTCTCCACTATGTTGGCCACGATGCGGTTGGGCCTGTAGCTTTGCCCGGGGTACACCTTCCTGCACTGAGGGCAGGAGCCTGTGCCTCCCTGGACAGGGCCCCGGGGACCGGTCCAGTAACCCTCAATGCACCCCTGGCAGAAGGTGTGATCACAGGGCAGGGACACCGGCTGCTTGAAGAGATCCAGGCAGATGGAGCAGGTAAGGTCTCTGCTGATTCTGTGTGCTGAGCTTTTGGTTACTTTCACAGCTGTGGGAGGCTGTCGCAGCTTTTCCATCGCTGCAGAAAAGTCTCCTTCCTTTGTTTTCCAACTTTTCCTGTCTGGCTTTACCCCCTGGTTTAATTTTTCCAAGTTCTGCAGATAAACCGTCTGGATTTTCTTCACTTCTTTCTGATTCTTGCTCATTCCTTTGCCTtgattgttttcctttgttCGGGCTGTACAGCTGGACCTCCACGTCCTTCCTCTCCTGCAGAATGCGGCTGCTCTCCTTGGCCTCCAGTCTTCCTGTTGATTGTGGGGGGAATGAAGTGGGTGGTGCAGAAGCAGCCACAGCCTCTCACATCCACAGCAGATAGTGAGTGGATTTCAATGGGCCCACCCTTTTCCCTCCAGACTGACATCACATCTTAGTAAGGAAACCGAGGCGGGCCATGGATATTCTATCCTTGGCATGTTTGTTTAGTGAAGTCTGGCCAGTAAGTGCAAGAAAGTCCTGCTCCACTAAACTCTTAATCTGCTGTAGAGTAACTacagaaaaatctaaatccattctagtgtgtgtgggtgtgtgagaaCAACCATGAGTGTGtattagacagagagagagagagcgcaacATGAAATTTGTGAGCAGTAACagatttcctgtttctttttgtggCAACGCTCTCTGCCAGTAAGTAATTATTGTCACGGAAgggtaaacaagaccatcaagAGATttacacagagaaaaaataacGTCCTGCAGGCAGAAGCCCCGCCATGAGCAAATACTGCAGTCATCCTCTGAGTTTCTTTTCCCCATCCAGTTATTAGGACAGATAGTTACAGTTTGGTCCCTGAGGGCTGGAACATCTGTCCAGTAAATTAGAGTTTATTTACACAACGcttgttgagtgtttttatgtgacttatttcaaagaaaaaaagccttgaCAAATATCAGCATGTGAACAGTTCAAATATAACTGGGTGTTACATCTGGCTAATCACCCTGTATGGCAGTAAAGTCAATAGAGACACCATGTGATTATTCACTAGAACATAATCAAAGGTCAGGAGAGCGAAACTAGgattatgtaaaaatgtaaaatgcatgtGCCAGCAAGAGAAAGATTAACAAATGTAGCACATTTAACATCTTATCTGGAGAGTGGAGTTTAATCAGACTTTTTGAGTCTTTTGTTGAACTTGTATCCTTGAAAAGCCTGACACAGCAAGCAGGTCAACAGCTAACTTGTCAGGTTCTGGCCAATGGTGACATCTGGTGTCTGAACTGAAAATTACACAAAGATGAATTATTATACActaccaaaaaacaaaacaaaaaattagACCAGTTAGTGATGCAATACATGCTTATAATAGGGTTTTTTTGAGTGAAAAATCTTTAATTATTTGGTAATCAAACTATTTTCAAATgcagtgaagtaaaagtagaaatacataTTATTGACATAAGCGCAAAttcctaaataaaataaattatacagcATATGTATAGCAAGTAGACGTTTGGAAAATGTAGATCTAGTCACACAGAGGCC from Anoplopoma fimbria isolate UVic2021 breed Golden Eagle Sablefish chromosome 14, Afim_UVic_2022, whole genome shotgun sequence encodes the following:
- the trim69 gene encoding E3 ubiquitin-protein ligase TRIM69; amino-acid sequence: MSKNQKEVKKIQTVYLQNLEKLNQGVKPDRKSWKTKEGDFSAAMEKLRQPPTAVKVTKSSAHRISRDLTCSICLDLFKQPVSLPCDHTFCQGCIEGYWTGPRGPVQGGTGSCPQCRKVYPGQSYRPNRIVANIVESYCQGLEESETGPHLADVGVAERVPAPVPRCSRHREELKLYCEEDQELVCLVCGLSQEHRNHTMVCVQEAEQKYRASLNSSMDSLKAELNTALQCDREVEDEVKKLKEHTADLKQRIEAQFSDLHQFLYQEEKLLQVKLKTEERRELIRLDEHKALLCVEISRLQRAVHEIEDKLKEQDAFTLLRSIKVLLQRPSLKFEKPTFTPPSLCEGRFAGPLQYRVWKSMKGSLYPVPAAITFNSSTANPWLSLTSSLTCVRYQTFNHTVQDNPSRFNAALSLLGSQGFTHGRHYWEIEVYSSTVWTVGVARESVPRKGVIKALPANGFWTLSLSYGIQYMAGTSPPTVLSLEEPLVRIGVYLDYKRGLVSFYNAECMAHLYTFRETFTETLFPYFNLGFLDKVHENEPLKVFIPKI